The DNA segment GAATCCAGTGGTCATCTCGTCGTCGAGCTTCTCGCCGAATGTCAGCAAGCCGGGGCTGGGTGCAGTGGTTGCAGCAAAAGTGGAAGCTGTCAGGTCTGACATCACCAAGCCCGGTACGGCCAAACCCGAGACATCCAAAGCCGATGTATCCAGAGTTGGCGCACCTCAGGCCGAGCTGTCCAAACCAGAACTCCGCAAGGGCCAGACCGCCGCGCCTCTCTCTGACATTCCAGCAGACCAGGCTGCCTCCAGAATCGAGCTGCCCAACCGTCCCATTCCGCGCAGCGCTGTGGCGGTTCCCGGCAACACTGCCCCCGACAGCCCGAAGCCTGAACTTCAGGCCGTTTCTGATCCCATGCCCACCGCTGCGCCGCCCGTGACCGCCCTGTCGAAGGTGGCGGCAGCCACGGCGCTGGCGCGGCAGGCGGGCACCGTGGAAGGTCTGGCCGGGCGGCTGAAGCTGCTGGGCGCGGTGCTGTTCGTGGCCGCGCTGGCGCTGGCCTTCTTCCAGTTCACGGGCGATCAGGCGCTGGCCGGAATCTGGACCCTGCTGTCGGGCGGCGTGGGCGCTATTGCGCTATTGGCGCTGGGTGAACTGTCGGCCCTGCTGGCGCTGATGGCCCGCGTGCCCGGCCCGGCGCGGACCACTGCCCATGACGGCTGAGACCCACAGCACCGGACCCCACACCGACGCCCAGCGGGACGCCCGCGAACTGCTGATCGGGGCCGTCTCCATCGCGTCCCTGTCCGGGCAGGAAGCGGAGGTGGCCGGATTTCTGCGCGACTGGATGGAGGCGCGCGGCTTCGCGGCCCAGGTGGACGGGGCGGGCAACGCCGTGGGAGCGCGCGGCAACGGTCCCTTTACCGTGGCCTTGCTGGGCCACATGGACACCGTGCCGGGCGACATTCCGGTGCGGGTGGACGGTGACGGCGTGCTGCATGGGCGCGGCAGCGTGGACGCCAAGGGTTCGCTGTGTACCTTCATGGCGGCGGTGGCGGCGCTGCCTCCGCAGGCCCTGGACCACGTCCGTTTCGTGGTGATCGGCGCAACCGAGGAAGAGGCCCCCAGCAGCCGGGGCGCGCGGCACATCCGGGAGGTGCTACACCCCGACGCCGTGCTGATCGGCGAACCCAGCGGCTGGGAAGGCCTGACGCTGGGCTACAAGGGCCGACTGGTGGCGCAGGTCCGCGCCGAAAAGGACAACTTCCACACGGCGGGAGAGGGCAGCAGCGCCGCCGACGATCTGACCGAGGCGTGGTTTCGTGTGCGTGCCTGGGCCGCAGCCAGCGCCAGTGATCAGGGTGCCGGGGGCGTGGGCATCTTCGACTCCGTGCAGGCCACCATCCAGGGCATCGGCTCAGCGGGCGACGGCCTGACCCAGCGGGCCGAGGCGACGTTCGGCCTGCGTCTGCCGCCGCGCCTCTCGCCACAGGACGCGCAGGCACAGATTCTGGAGCTGCTGGGCGATCTTGTCAGCGTGTCCGTGACCTTTGTCGGCCATGAAACCGCTGTGCGCTACCCCAAGGACAATGCCCTGACCCGTGCCATGCGTGTGGCTATTCGTGCCCACGGCGGCACCCCGGTCTTCAAGGTCAAGACGGGCACCAGCGACATGAACGTGGTGGCCGCCCACTGGCCGGTGCCCACGCTGGCCTACGGCCCCGGTGACAGCGCGCTGGACCACACCCCCGACGAACGGCTGGATCTGGCCGAATATGACCGCGCCGTGCTGATCCTGACCGACGCGCTCACGCGGCTGGCAGCCTCGGTTTCGCAGAAGAGTCATACGGACTCCGATTGAAAAGTGTTGGAAACACCTGGAAATCCGGACGGAGTGAGTGGGAGAAAAACGGGTTCCGGGCATGGAGTGAAGGAATCGGCGCTGTCCCGATTTCTGCACGAAATAGACGGAACCCGTATCAGTTATAGCAATAAAGAGAAACGGGCAAGCGCGAAATGCGCCGCAATGGCCCTCCGGGGCGTGCGCTACGCTTGCCCACATGATTCGCGTCCTGCCCCCCGAAGTCGCCCGGCTGATCGCGGCGGGCGAGGTGGTCTCGCGCCCGCTGGACGTGGTGCGCGAACTGGTGGACAACGCGCTGGACGCCGGGGCGAGCCGCATTGAGATCGAGCTGGAGGGCGGCGGCCTCTCGCTCGTGCGGGTGCGTGACAACGGGGGCGGCATCGGTGCGGACAGCGTGGAACTGGCGGCAGTGCGCCACGCCACCAGCAAGCTGGAACCCGTGGCCGGGGCGGTGGAACGCGTGACCACGCTGGGCTTCCGGGGCGAGGCGCTGTGGGCGGCGGCACAGGCCGGGGAACTGCACCTGATCACCCGCCCGGCGGGTCAGGTGGGGGCCTCGGAGGTCTGGGCGCAGGGCGAGGACGTGCGGGTGGGCCGCGCCGCTGCCCCGGCAGGCACCACGGTCATGGTGCGCGGCCTCTTTTCCCGCCTGCCTGCCCGCCTGCGGACCCAGGCTGCCCCAGCCGCCGAGGTGCGCGAGATCACCGCGCTGGTGGGCCGTTACGTGCTGCACCATTCGGGCCTGCACTGGCGGCTGAGCGTGGACGGCGATCCCAAACTCACCCACGCCCCTGCCGATCACCGGGGCGCGGTGGCGAGCGTGTACGGCCCGCTGAATGCCAACCGGGTCCTGAAAGTGGAATCGGCTGGGGACGGGGTGGGTGTCCTGGGCGTCGTCTCGCGCCCGGAGCTGACGCGGGTGCGGCGGGACCGGATGCACTTCAGTGTCAATGGGCGGCCCATCCTCGCGCCGCCAGAGCTGGAAAAGGCGGTGATCGACGGGTATGCCGAGCTGCTGCCCGCCGGGGCCGCGCCGCTTTGCGTGCTGGACATCACCGTTGCGCCGGGGGATCACAATCCCAATGTCCACCCCGCCAAGCAGGTGGTGGCCCTGGCCGATCTGAGCGGCGTGGCCGCGCGGGTGCGGGAAGCGGTGGCGGCAGCCCTGGCACAGCACCCGCTGGCCCGCGCCGCGCCTGCCCTGATCGCCCCGCCCGAACCCTCCGAATCGCCGCGAAACGGCTCTTTCCCCGAACTGACGCTGGTGGGCATCTATCAGGAGCTGTACCTGCTGGCCCAGGGCGAGGGTGACCTGTGGGTGGTGGATGCCCACGCCGCCCACGAACGCGCGCTGTACGAGCGGCTCACGCGCGAACTCCTGACGGCCCCGCCCGTGGAGCTGCCCGAGCCGGAACTGCTGCACCTGACCGCTCAGCAGTTGGCAGCGCTGGATGAACGCCACGAGGAACTGCGCGGCTGGGGCCTGGAAATCGAGGACTTCGGCGCGGGGCTGGCAAGATTGCGAACCCTGCCCGCCGCGCTGGCCGCCCTGAAAATCCCCCGCCTGCACGAGCAGATCGTAGAGGGTGCCCTGGGGGGTGGCCCCGATCCGCGCCGCGACGTGCTGGCGAATCTGGCGTGTGCGCCTGCCCTCAAG comes from the Deinococcus sp. AJ005 genome and includes:
- a CDS encoding [LysW]-lysine hydrolase, with protein sequence MTAETHSTGPHTDAQRDARELLIGAVSIASLSGQEAEVAGFLRDWMEARGFAAQVDGAGNAVGARGNGPFTVALLGHMDTVPGDIPVRVDGDGVLHGRGSVDAKGSLCTFMAAVAALPPQALDHVRFVVIGATEEEAPSSRGARHIREVLHPDAVLIGEPSGWEGLTLGYKGRLVAQVRAEKDNFHTAGEGSSAADDLTEAWFRVRAWAAASASDQGAGGVGIFDSVQATIQGIGSAGDGLTQRAEATFGLRLPPRLSPQDAQAQILELLGDLVSVSVTFVGHETAVRYPKDNALTRAMRVAIRAHGGTPVFKVKTGTSDMNVVAAHWPVPTLAYGPGDSALDHTPDERLDLAEYDRAVLILTDALTRLAASVSQKSHTDSD
- the mutL gene encoding DNA mismatch repair endonuclease MutL, whose amino-acid sequence is MIRVLPPEVARLIAAGEVVSRPLDVVRELVDNALDAGASRIEIELEGGGLSLVRVRDNGGGIGADSVELAAVRHATSKLEPVAGAVERVTTLGFRGEALWAAAQAGELHLITRPAGQVGASEVWAQGEDVRVGRAAAPAGTTVMVRGLFSRLPARLRTQAAPAAEVREITALVGRYVLHHSGLHWRLSVDGDPKLTHAPADHRGAVASVYGPLNANRVLKVESAGDGVGVLGVVSRPELTRVRRDRMHFSVNGRPILAPPELEKAVIDGYAELLPAGAAPLCVLDITVAPGDHNPNVHPAKQVVALADLSGVAARVREAVAAALAQHPLARAAPALIAPPEPSESPRNGSFPELTLVGIYQELYLLAQGEGDLWVVDAHAAHERALYERLTRELLTAPPVELPEPELLHLTAQQLAALDERHEELRGWGLEIEDFGAGLARLRTLPAALAALKIPRLHEQIVEGALGGGPDPRRDVLANLACAPALKAGMLDHGRGELVLAALADCEHPWACPHGRPTTLRLSERDLAHAFGRRGVRDVARGRDAEKKVVPKETQRN